In a genomic window of Candidatus Microthrix parvicella Bio17-1:
- a CDS encoding DUF2304 domain-containing protein, with product MLAAVWAVASVGTVVWFIRLGRLRVKYAVPTMGLGVLVGLLAAWPRMAWSLADRLGVGSPMGLIALLVLAYASGMSLVAVRELSRLEARTRSLAEAVALLDARTHDTQQQQPAVRVVKPGDGPSD from the coding sequence GTGCTCGCGGCCGTGTGGGCCGTGGCGTCGGTGGGCACGGTGGTGTGGTTCATTCGTCTCGGTCGGCTTCGCGTCAAGTATGCGGTTCCCACGATGGGGCTGGGGGTCCTCGTGGGCCTGCTGGCGGCCTGGCCTCGCATGGCCTGGTCGTTGGCCGACCGTCTGGGTGTTGGATCGCCGATGGGCCTCATCGCGTTGCTGGTGCTGGCGTACGCCTCGGGGATGTCGCTGGTCGCGGTTCGAGAGCTGAGCCGGTTGGAGGCCCGCACCCGGTCGCTCGCCGAGGCGGTCGCCCTCCTCGATGCACGAACCCACGACACCCAACAACAGCAGCCGGCCGTGCGCGTCGTAAAACCCGGCGACGGTCCCTCCGACTGA
- a CDS encoding alpha-(1->3)-arabinofuranosyltransferase domain-containing protein encodes MRRLLGRLEQWRPWPIAALALVSYVPLLLTHRGQVGADTKSYLYLNPGKLLADAPWLWETGVGLGTVTHQNIGYLWPSGPFYWFFDTLGAPDWIAQRLWLGTIIFAAGMGVRFMLRTLRWELPGATVAAFSYALSPFLLHYGARISIILLPFAGLPWLIGFTIRALRRGGWRDPAAFALITLTVGGINATSLLLVLVGPAMWVAYALFAEREVTWGRVLAVGARIGSLTLISSLWWMAGLMLQGNYGIPILDYTETYKVVATASTAPEVMRGLGYWFFYGSDSLGPWISGAVTMVQNPLVLTVSFLLPGLVVLSALFTRFRYRAYFVMMVVVGALISIASHPYESPTPAGAIFKAATGTDAGLAFRSTPRAIPLLALGGAVLLAAGISAVATVRPRLRVPVALAVVALIGINQAPLFQGRMVDNNLQRSENIPEYWNEVAARLDAGDRDTRVLAMPGIDFASYTWGNTVDPITPGLIDRDFAARELIPYGSFASAQLMMAVDLPYQEGTVNPAALGPILQMMSVGDLVTRNDLRFGRYRSPRPRKFWDQMLQVSGLGDPEWFGPDVSDAPDPVVPLIDEIELGMDPTLPDPPSVGVFPVEDPRPMLRTESADAPLLVAGDAHGLVSAAGANLVDPDRPVFYSATFADDPDALRALAAEPGAELVVTDSNRKQGLRWGSVRENRGYTERADRKPIIPDVTDNRLDVFPDAGTDTQSVVETRGGATVDATTYGNGVSYTPGDKPAFAVDGSLRTAWRTGAFGKLTEDALQLTWDSPVTTDTATLVQSQRKVNRYMTEVELSFDDGSGVFTDPIHVDLGEESLSPEGQVIDFPKRTFKRLRLEILDTNVGELADYGKVSEVGIAELKVADTTLEDVVRPPTDLLDTLGVAGTNRPLAIVLKRAAANPEEVVLDDEEPSMVRTLSVPATRTFGVEGLARVPLEQPDESIDAILGIPDASNGGVTASSKARLPNLRARSASANDGDTSTAWQGPVNQGAGLWLNFEYPKAITVNDLQFTYLNDGRHSTPSVIHLEGADGAGAPIDIPAAEPGDQRGDTTTVRLALPKSVSGTSLRLVIDQVRPRSTREWFSHSTVNLPIGIAEVGWGGPTVPPAPPRLAPTCRKDLLSLDGTPVGIVLDATTDDLLDRIPVPIRSCDTGGSKAAAPTIELGPKPSLLRTTPGLKTGVDIDELWLRSAAGGSAVTPTSPDRPTQAGVQPQGPTAAPPATTTKRTSRLTYRASVSDATEPYWLVMGQSFNPGWHLTTSDGTDLGPSTLVNGFANGWRIDPAKVGPDATFVVEWTPQRTVWIALALSLFGVLITLAVAAFDPNLLAGRRNLAGARVSRVLALPPMDRFGVPRPALKAAVVAVIAGLAGIAAFGVPIGVLAGVLTFAVLVRPATWPVLRAVGVGGYALGALYVIAKQLRNGYELGFEWPNLFPAAHLLVLVSLAMVAVDVLVEGLLGGWRRTMDDTEEEP; translated from the coding sequence ATGAGACGGCTCCTCGGCAGGTTGGAGCAGTGGAGGCCTTGGCCGATCGCTGCGCTGGCCCTCGTCTCCTACGTGCCGTTGTTGTTGACCCACCGTGGCCAGGTCGGAGCCGACACCAAGAGCTACCTCTACCTCAATCCGGGCAAGCTGTTGGCCGACGCTCCCTGGCTCTGGGAAACCGGGGTTGGTCTTGGCACCGTCACCCACCAGAACATCGGCTACCTGTGGCCGTCGGGCCCGTTCTACTGGTTCTTCGACACGCTCGGAGCGCCCGACTGGATCGCTCAGCGGCTCTGGTTGGGCACGATCATCTTCGCCGCGGGCATGGGCGTCCGCTTCATGCTGCGCACGCTGCGCTGGGAGCTGCCCGGCGCCACGGTCGCCGCGTTCTCCTATGCGCTCAGCCCCTTCCTGTTGCATTACGGGGCTCGCATCTCGATCATCCTGTTGCCGTTCGCCGGGCTTCCCTGGCTGATCGGGTTCACCATTCGGGCCCTGCGTCGTGGCGGCTGGCGCGATCCGGCCGCATTCGCGCTGATCACCCTGACGGTCGGCGGGATCAATGCGACCTCGCTGTTGCTGGTGCTGGTCGGCCCCGCCATGTGGGTGGCGTACGCGCTGTTCGCGGAACGAGAGGTCACCTGGGGCCGTGTGCTGGCGGTCGGAGCCCGCATCGGCTCGCTGACGCTGATCAGTTCGCTGTGGTGGATGGCCGGGCTGATGCTGCAGGGCAACTACGGCATCCCGATCCTCGACTACACCGAGACCTACAAGGTGGTGGCCACCGCATCGACCGCACCGGAGGTGATGCGGGGGCTCGGCTATTGGTTCTTCTACGGCAGCGACTCCCTTGGCCCCTGGATCTCGGGGGCGGTCACCATGGTGCAGAACCCACTGGTGCTCACCGTCAGCTTCCTGCTGCCGGGCCTGGTGGTGCTGTCGGCGCTGTTCACCCGCTTCCGTTACCGGGCCTACTTCGTGATGATGGTGGTCGTCGGTGCGCTCATCTCGATCGCATCGCACCCCTACGAGTCACCGACACCCGCCGGGGCGATCTTCAAGGCGGCCACCGGCACCGACGCGGGGCTTGCGTTTCGATCCACCCCCCGCGCCATCCCGCTGTTGGCGCTCGGCGGGGCCGTCTTGTTGGCGGCGGGCATCTCGGCGGTGGCGACGGTCCGCCCACGCCTCAGGGTGCCCGTTGCGCTGGCCGTGGTGGCGCTGATCGGAATCAATCAGGCTCCCCTCTTTCAGGGCCGCATGGTCGACAACAACCTGCAGCGCTCAGAGAACATCCCCGAATACTGGAACGAGGTGGCAGCACGCCTTGATGCCGGCGACCGTGACACCCGGGTGCTGGCGATGCCCGGCATCGACTTCGCCAGCTACACCTGGGGCAACACGGTCGACCCGATCACGCCGGGGCTGATCGATCGCGACTTTGCTGCCCGCGAGTTGATCCCCTACGGGTCGTTCGCTTCGGCCCAATTGATGATGGCGGTCGACCTGCCCTACCAGGAGGGCACGGTCAACCCTGCCGCGCTCGGCCCCATATTGCAGATGATGTCGGTGGGCGACCTGGTCACCCGGAACGACCTTCGCTTCGGACGGTACCGCTCACCCCGGCCGCGAAAGTTCTGGGACCAGATGCTTCAAGTATCGGGCCTGGGCGATCCCGAGTGGTTCGGCCCCGACGTGTCCGACGCGCCCGATCCCGTCGTCCCGCTGATCGACGAGATCGAACTGGGCATGGACCCGACGCTGCCGGACCCGCCCTCGGTCGGTGTCTTTCCGGTGGAGGATCCTCGGCCGATGCTGCGCACCGAGTCGGCGGATGCCCCGCTACTGGTGGCGGGCGACGCCCACGGCCTGGTGTCCGCCGCCGGCGCCAACCTGGTCGACCCTGACCGCCCGGTCTTCTATTCCGCGACCTTCGCCGACGATCCCGACGCGCTCCGCGCGCTGGCCGCCGAACCGGGGGCCGAACTGGTGGTCACCGATTCCAACCGCAAGCAGGGTCTGCGATGGGGTTCGGTGCGCGAAAACCGCGGTTACACCGAGCGGGCCGACCGCAAGCCGATCATCCCCGACGTCACCGACAACCGCCTGGATGTGTTCCCGGATGCCGGCACCGACACACAGAGCGTGGTGGAGACCCGCGGCGGAGCCACCGTTGACGCCACCACCTACGGGAACGGGGTCAGCTACACCCCGGGCGACAAGCCCGCCTTCGCGGTCGACGGCTCGCTGCGTACGGCGTGGCGAACCGGCGCGTTCGGCAAGCTGACCGAGGATGCGCTGCAACTCACCTGGGACTCCCCGGTCACCACCGACACGGCCACCCTCGTGCAGAGCCAGCGCAAGGTGAACCGCTACATGACCGAGGTGGAGCTCAGCTTCGACGATGGTTCGGGCGTTTTCACCGACCCGATTCATGTTGACCTGGGCGAGGAGTCGCTGAGCCCGGAAGGTCAGGTGATCGACTTCCCGAAGCGAACCTTCAAGCGACTCCGTTTGGAGATTCTCGACACCAACGTGGGTGAGTTGGCCGACTACGGCAAGGTGTCCGAGGTGGGCATCGCCGAGCTCAAGGTGGCCGACACCACCCTTGAGGATGTGGTTCGCCCGCCGACGGACCTGTTGGACACGCTTGGCGTCGCCGGCACCAACCGTCCGCTGGCCATCGTGCTGAAGCGGGCCGCAGCCAATCCGGAGGAGGTTGTGCTCGACGACGAAGAGCCGTCGATGGTGCGAACCCTGTCGGTGCCCGCCACGCGCACCTTCGGCGTCGAGGGGCTGGCTCGGGTGCCGTTGGAGCAACCCGACGAGAGCATCGACGCCATTCTGGGCATCCCCGACGCCTCCAACGGCGGTGTCACAGCGTCCTCGAAGGCCCGGCTGCCCAACCTTCGGGCTCGTTCCGCCTCGGCCAACGACGGTGACACGTCCACCGCCTGGCAGGGACCGGTCAACCAAGGCGCCGGCCTCTGGCTGAACTTTGAGTATCCCAAGGCGATCACGGTGAACGACCTCCAGTTCACCTACCTCAACGACGGCCGGCATTCCACGCCATCGGTCATCCATCTCGAAGGCGCCGACGGTGCCGGTGCCCCCATCGACATCCCAGCCGCCGAGCCGGGTGACCAGCGCGGTGACACCACCACCGTTCGGTTGGCGTTGCCCAAGTCCGTGAGCGGGACGAGCCTGCGCCTGGTGATCGACCAGGTTCGGCCTCGAAGCACCCGTGAGTGGTTCAGCCACTCAACGGTGAACCTGCCGATCGGTATCGCCGAGGTGGGCTGGGGAGGCCCAACCGTGCCGCCCGCCCCGCCGCGCCTGGCGCCCACGTGCCGCAAGGATCTGCTCTCGCTCGACGGCACTCCCGTTGGGATCGTGCTCGACGCAACCACCGACGACCTCCTCGACAGAATTCCGGTGCCCATTCGCAGCTGCGACACCGGCGGGTCGAAGGCCGCGGCGCCCACCATCGAGTTGGGCCCCAAGCCATCGTTGCTGCGCACCACCCCCGGCCTCAAGACGGGCGTGGACATCGACGAGCTGTGGCTTCGGTCGGCCGCCGGTGGTTCGGCCGTGACGCCAACGTCGCCCGACCGCCCGACGCAGGCCGGGGTGCAACCGCAAGGCCCAACCGCTGCTCCACCGGCCACCACCACCAAACGAACCTCCCGCCTCACGTACCGGGCATCGGTCTCCGATGCCACCGAGCCGTATTGGTTGGTCATGGGCCAGTCGTTCAATCCGGGGTGGCACCTCACCACGTCCGACGGCACCGACCTGGGGCCCTCAACCCTGGTCAACGGCTTCGCCAACGGGTGGAGGATCGATCCCGCCAAGGTCGGCCCGGACGCCACATTCGTCGTCGAGTGGACCCCGCAACGAACCGTCTGGATTGCCTTGGCGCTCTCGCTGTTCGGAGTGCTGATCACCCTGGCGGTTGCGGCGTTCGACCCGAACCTGCTCGCCGGGCGACGCAACCTGGCCGGAGCCCGGGTGTCGCGGGTACTGGCGCTTCCACCCATGGACCGATTCGGCGTGCCGCGCCCGGCCCTCAAGGCCGCTGTGGTGGCCGTGATCGCCGGCTTGGCGGGCATCGCGGCTTTTGGCGTTCCGATCGGCGTGCTCGCAGGCGTCCTCACGTTTGCCGTGTTGGTCCGACCTGCCACGTGGCCGGTTCTTCGGGCGGTGGGCGTCGGCGGATACGCCCTCGGTGCGTT